The proteins below are encoded in one region of Phaseolus vulgaris cultivar G19833 chromosome 1, P. vulgaris v2.0, whole genome shotgun sequence:
- the LOC137815432 gene encoding 2-oxoglutarate-dependent dioxygenase 19-like, with product MAEITSTITQSHSSQPKLNTSSQVTMVSHHNADPFSASDDDIPTVDYSLLFSDNPVQRFLALENLRQACQEYGFFYLVNHTIPDEVLDSILKGFSDFFDPKTIDERKVFRKSGPSDKIRWDLNSSAGENREYLKVIAHPQFHAPSKPSGIRKILEEYHKAMRNIVAGLAGAVSTTLGFEEKYIEKELNLKSGFDVMAMNLYPPNSRSKGVIGIPEHTDPGFVVTLVQDVDGGLQILSHQGNWINVYIPHHAILIQLGDHLEVLTNGKYKSHIHRVIVNKNKVPRISVVTLHGPELDKFISPAVEFVDEEHPQKYHGMTYKESLEANGGDDIDVQSSLEKLKIYV from the exons ATGGCTGAAATAACATCAACTATAACCCAATCACACTCTTCTCAACCTAAATTGAATACTTCTTCTCAGGTAACAATGGTGAGTCATCACAACGCAGATCCTTTTTCTGCTTCGGATGATGACATACCCACGGTTGATTACTCTCTACTGTTTTCTGATAACCCTGTTCAACGATTTCTTGCCCTAGAAAACCTTCGCCAAGCATGTCAGGAATATGGCTTCTTCTAT CTGGTAAACCACACCATCCCAGATGAAGTGTTGGACTCTATTCTAAAGGGATTTTCTGATTTCTTTGATCCAAAAACCATAGATGAGAGAAAAGTCTTCCGCAAAAGTGGTCCATCAGACAAAATTCGATGGGACCTAAACTCGTCTGCTGGAGAAAATAGGGAATATCTCAAAGTTATCGCACATCCCCAGTTCCATGCTCCTTCTAAACCATCAGGGATTAG AAAAATCTTAGAAGAATATCACAAAGCAATGAGGAATATAGTAGCAGGATTGGCAGGAGCAGTGTCCACAACCTTAGGGTTTGAAGAAAAGTACATAGAAAAGGAGTTGAACCTGAAGTCAGGGTTTGATGTAATGGCTATGAATCTATATCCACCAAATTCTAGATCGAAGGGAGTAATTGGTATCCCTGAACACACTGACCCTGGCTTCGTTGTTACCCTAGTGCAAGATGTAGATGGTGGTCTCCAAATCCTATCCCATCAAGGAAACTGGATCAATGTTTATATACCCCATCATGCCATACTCATCCAACTTGGTGATCATCTTGAG GTCTTAACCAATGGAAAGTACAAGAGTCACATCCATCGAGTTATTGTGAACAAAAATAAGGTGCCAAGAATATCAGTGGTCACCCTTCATGGACCTGAGTTGGACAAATTCATCAGCCCCGCCGTAGAGTTTGTTGATGAAGAACATCCACAAAAATACCATGGGATGACCTATAAAGAATCATTAGAAGCAAATGGGGGGGATGACATAGATGTGCAATCCTCACTTGAGAAACTTAAGATTTATGTATGA